Proteins found in one Acidobacteriota bacterium genomic segment:
- a CDS encoding YbhN family protein translates to MTEHARHLWRTAFMAAFVAGAAWVFTYQWLRLDPRAVFAALKTLPPGHIAAAFLAAALGHLAITGYDAVACRAAAVRLPYPKVAAAAFIGSAFGMNAGYPLLTGTPFRLRVYALWGLPVPDILRVVAGSALAYWTGSLAMAGAALAFVPAGGLLLRTGLDPRWIGTLLLGGWLVFFLWTLFRRTPVRLRGWTLPPPSGSRTLAALAVSALDWSLAAATLHLLLPPDPGLRFWTIFGIYVPAALGVWLLQIPAGIGVLDTAVLVLLPPQAPEASVLGGLLLFRGVYYLFPLAVAALLYFALEGRGHLRRRRKYLRALLDRARHRV, encoded by the coding sequence GTGACCGAACACGCCCGCCACCTGTGGCGCACGGCCTTCATGGCGGCCTTCGTCGCCGGGGCCGCATGGGTGTTCACCTATCAGTGGCTCCGCCTGGATCCCAGGGCGGTCTTCGCGGCCCTGAAAACCCTTCCCCCCGGCCACATTGCCGCCGCGTTTCTCGCGGCGGCTCTCGGCCACCTCGCCATCACGGGGTACGACGCCGTGGCCTGTCGGGCGGCGGCCGTGCGCCTGCCCTATCCCAAGGTCGCCGCCGCCGCGTTCATCGGCTCCGCCTTCGGGATGAACGCCGGCTACCCCCTCCTCACGGGAACGCCGTTCCGCCTTCGGGTGTACGCCCTCTGGGGGCTTCCCGTCCCGGACATTCTCCGCGTGGTGGCCGGGAGCGCCCTCGCCTACTGGACCGGAAGCCTGGCCATGGCGGGGGCGGCCCTCGCCTTCGTTCCCGCGGGAGGGCTCCTCCTGCGAACGGGCCTGGATCCCCGCTGGATCGGGACCCTTCTCCTGGGGGGCTGGCTGGTCTTTTTCCTGTGGACCCTCTTCCGTCGGACCCCCGTTCGGCTTCGCGGCTGGACCCTCCCTCCGCCCTCCGGGTCAAGGACCTTGGCCGCCTTGGCCGTATCGGCCCTGGACTGGTCGCTGGCCGCCGCCACGCTCCACCTGCTCCTCCCTCCAGACCCGGGCCTTCGCTTTTGGACGATCTTCGGCATCTACGTCCCGGCGGCCCTGGGCGTGTGGCTCCTTCAGATTCCGGCCGGCATCGGCGTCCTGGACACGGCGGTCCTCGTCCTTCTCCCGCCCCAGGCGCCCGAGGCCTCCGTCCTGGGCGGACTCCTCCTCTTCCGCGGCGTTTATTACCTCTTTCCCCTGGCGGTGGCGGCCCTGCTCTACTTCGCCCTCGAGGGAAGGGGTCACCTCCGCCGCCGCAGGAAGTACCTGCGCGCGCTCCTCGACCGGGCGCGCCACCGGGTTTAA
- a CDS encoding aldehyde dehydrogenase family protein has protein sequence MARQDVDRVVGSVRRAQALFSEFSQDQVDKVLDAMHASSLPLLEKWARLAHEETGYGTVADKTVKNRFAAEDVYRYIRPMRTVGFLSADPAQGLYEVASPVGVVAAVVPSTNPTSTALYKILISLKARNGIVLSPHPTAKACIQAVADALHDAAVSAGAPRGIVGVLPNPSIEDTQALMRHPGVNVILATGGMGLVMAAYSSGKPAYGVGPGNVPAFIERTAVLKKAVRDVVAGKAFDWGTICASEQSVIVDAPLAEKAREEFAAAGGYFVDDREKALLEALVVDKDGRLNPKVVGRSPQAIASMAGFDLPAGVRALLVPEAGVGRDFPLTLEKLSPILSYFEADGWEAGCQRCIEVLQYGGLGHTLCLHTQDPEVIRQFALRKPVFRIVVNSPGTHGAIGYTTNLPPALTLGCGALGNNITSDNITPLHLMDRKRVALEVRPLEEPTAVPLPPLVKVPDGLEDAARRFLAQKLGPAGRGGQAPSAPAREPERPSDFVCEADVRSALRDGRRIRIHARTLLTPSARELGEQHRVFDRD, from the coding sequence ATGGCCCGACAAGACGTGGATCGGGTTGTGGGCTCCGTCCGAAGGGCCCAGGCCCTCTTCTCGGAGTTCTCCCAGGACCAGGTGGACAAGGTCCTGGACGCCATGCACGCATCCAGCCTCCCCCTCCTCGAGAAGTGGGCCCGGCTGGCCCACGAGGAGACGGGCTACGGAACGGTGGCCGACAAGACGGTGAAAAACCGCTTCGCCGCCGAGGACGTCTATCGCTACATCCGCCCCATGCGCACCGTTGGGTTTCTGTCCGCGGACCCGGCCCAGGGCCTGTACGAGGTGGCCTCTCCGGTGGGCGTCGTGGCGGCGGTGGTCCCTTCCACCAACCCCACTTCCACGGCCCTGTACAAGATCCTCATCTCCCTCAAGGCCCGCAACGGCATCGTGCTCTCCCCCCACCCGACGGCCAAGGCCTGCATCCAGGCCGTGGCCGACGCCCTCCACGACGCCGCCGTGTCGGCGGGGGCTCCCCGGGGCATCGTCGGGGTGCTCCCGAACCCTTCCATCGAGGACACCCAGGCCCTCATGCGCCACCCCGGAGTGAACGTCATCCTGGCCACCGGCGGGATGGGCCTCGTGATGGCCGCCTACTCCTCCGGGAAGCCCGCCTACGGGGTCGGACCGGGCAACGTGCCGGCCTTCATCGAGAGGACCGCCGTCTTGAAGAAGGCCGTGCGGGACGTGGTGGCCGGCAAGGCCTTCGACTGGGGGACCATCTGCGCCAGCGAGCAGTCGGTCATCGTGGACGCCCCCCTCGCCGAAAAGGCCCGGGAGGAGTTCGCCGCCGCGGGCGGGTATTTCGTGGACGACCGCGAGAAGGCCCTTCTCGAGGCCTTGGTGGTGGACAAGGATGGACGCCTGAACCCCAAAGTGGTGGGCCGGTCCCCCCAGGCCATCGCATCGATGGCGGGCTTCGACCTGCCGGCCGGGGTGAGGGCCCTCCTGGTCCCCGAGGCCGGGGTGGGGCGAGACTTCCCCCTGACTCTGGAAAAGCTCTCCCCCATCCTTTCTTATTTCGAGGCCGACGGGTGGGAGGCGGGATGCCAGCGGTGCATCGAGGTCCTCCAGTACGGAGGGTTGGGCCACACCCTGTGCCTCCATACGCAGGATCCCGAAGTGATCCGGCAGTTCGCCCTGCGCAAGCCCGTCTTCCGCATCGTGGTGAACAGCCCGGGAACCCACGGGGCCATCGGCTACACGACCAACTTGCCGCCCGCCCTGACCCTGGGGTGCGGCGCCCTCGGCAACAACATCACGAGCGACAACATCACGCCCCTCCACCTCATGGACCGAAAGCGCGTCGCGCTGGAGGTTCGGCCCCTCGAGGAACCGACGGCCGTCCCCTTGCCGCCTCTCGTGAAGGTGCCGGACGGTCTCGAGGACGCGGCGCGCAGGTTCCTGGCCCAGAAGCTCGGACCGGCCGGCCGTGGGGGGCAGGCCCCGTCGGCCCCCGCGCGGGAGCCCGAGCGCCCGTCCGATTTCGTGTGCGAGGCCGACGTTCGATCCGCCCTTCGGGACGGCCGGAGGATCCGGATTCATGCCCGGACCCTCCTGACCCCCTCGGCCCGGGAGCTGGGCGAACAGCACCGGGTCTTCGACCGGGACTGA
- a CDS encoding prepilin-type N-terminal cleavage/methylation domain-containing protein — protein MRGSRGFGSGQRGFSLIEMLIVMAILGLIAVILTVAVSKTLKRQRLETAAQQLKSFVDRAYVETSQTGLGVFVQIGAVQANGTRTVSLVEDTNSNGTPESTDTVLGTETITADIVLSNSAVAANQWPTVGGALTLLCDTMGRAVDPTTNRQIQSEAQVTLTHVEMTGSGTLKPRFNFTLGVTPLWRPTTTKTRY, from the coding sequence ATGCGGGGATCCCGGGGGTTCGGGAGCGGGCAGAGAGGCTTCTCGCTCATCGAAATGCTCATCGTGATGGCGATCTTGGGCCTCATCGCCGTCATCCTCACGGTGGCCGTCAGCAAGACCTTGAAGCGCCAGCGGCTGGAGACCGCCGCCCAACAGCTCAAGAGCTTCGTGGACCGAGCCTACGTGGAAACCTCCCAGACCGGGCTGGGAGTGTTCGTGCAGATCGGCGCCGTCCAGGCCAACGGCACCCGAACCGTAAGCCTGGTCGAGGACACGAACTCCAACGGAACGCCCGAGAGCACGGATACGGTCCTCGGCACCGAAACCATCACGGCCGACATCGTTCTCTCCAATTCGGCGGTGGCGGCGAACCAGTGGCCCACGGTGGGCGGCGCCCTCACCCTCCTGTGCGACACCATGGGACGGGCCGTGGACCCGACGACCAACCGGCAGATCCAATCCGAAGCCCAGGTGACGCTCACCCACGTGGAAATGACCGGATCGGGAACGCTCAAGCCGAGGTTCAACTTCACCCTCGGGGTGACGCCTCTGTGGAGGCCCACCACCACGAAGACGAGGTACTGA
- a CDS encoding BMC domain-containing protein, translating to MIPLEALGMIETRGFVAAVEAADAMVKAARVLLVGKEYVGSGFVTVMIRGDVGAVKAAVDAGSAAARRVGEIVSVHVIPMPYGQVESILPQPSSAKGPTPAAKAGGRRKS from the coding sequence ATGATCCCGCTGGAAGCCTTGGGCATGATCGAAACGCGCGGGTTCGTGGCGGCCGTGGAGGCCGCCGACGCCATGGTGAAGGCCGCCCGGGTTCTCCTCGTGGGCAAGGAGTACGTGGGCAGCGGCTTCGTCACGGTGATGATCCGGGGCGACGTGGGAGCCGTCAAGGCCGCCGTGGACGCCGGCTCCGCCGCGGCGAGGCGGGTGGGGGAGATCGTCTCCGTCCACGTCATTCCCATGCCCTACGGACAGGTGGAATCCATCCTCCCCCAGCCCTCGTCGGCGAAGGGCCCGACGCCCGCGGCGAAGGCGGGGGGCCGCCGGAAATCCTGA
- a CDS encoding GMC family oxidoreductase: protein MGEGWDFVVVGSGFGGSVAALRLAQKGYSVLVVEQGRRWRPQDFPSTNWKVWDSFWFPKILCTGIQQLTLLRDSLVLHGAGVGGGSLVYANVLMTPTEEAFQDPKWRDLRDWKRVLEPHYAEARRMLGVVTNPRLTRADEVLRQVAEEMGREGTFEPTQVAVFFGEPDRTVPDPYFGGEGPDRTGCTFCAGCMVGCRVGAKNTLDRNYLYLAEKQGARILSETRVTLVAALPDGGYRLETERATRPLFKGRSEIRARNVVVAAGVLGSVPLLLESKRRGALPHLSDRLGDYARTNSEALLGITGGRRSPDLCEGVAITSHVFLDDVTRFEPVRYPRGSDVMCLLGTPLTDGGTRLTRPLKWIGNCLKNPVGFLRTLWPLGRARKTVILLVMQTLDNRMRLLLKRRWYWPFGRALTSEDPPGHPRVPAYIPLANEAARKVAERLGATPQSSLNEVLLNIPTTAHILGGCAMGKGPEDGVVDAECRAFGHEGLYICDGSVIGANLGVNPSLTIAALTEYAMSRIPARGDSPRAG from the coding sequence ATGGGCGAAGGCTGGGATTTCGTCGTCGTGGGATCGGGCTTCGGCGGCTCGGTGGCGGCCCTTCGCCTGGCCCAGAAGGGGTACTCCGTCCTGGTGGTCGAGCAGGGCCGGAGGTGGCGGCCCCAAGACTTCCCCTCCACCAACTGGAAGGTCTGGGACTCTTTCTGGTTCCCGAAGATCCTCTGCACGGGAATCCAGCAGCTTACGCTTCTGAGGGACTCTCTCGTCCTGCACGGAGCGGGCGTGGGGGGAGGCAGCCTGGTGTACGCCAACGTCCTCATGACCCCCACGGAGGAGGCCTTTCAGGACCCGAAGTGGCGAGACTTGAGGGATTGGAAAAGGGTCCTCGAACCCCACTACGCGGAAGCGCGGCGCATGCTGGGAGTGGTCACCAACCCACGGCTCACGCGGGCCGACGAGGTCCTGCGGCAGGTGGCGGAGGAAATGGGCCGGGAGGGGACCTTCGAACCCACCCAGGTGGCGGTCTTTTTCGGAGAGCCGGACCGCACCGTGCCGGACCCCTACTTCGGAGGAGAGGGCCCCGACCGGACGGGATGCACCTTCTGCGCGGGATGCATGGTGGGGTGCCGCGTGGGGGCCAAGAACACCCTCGACCGGAACTACCTTTACCTGGCCGAAAAGCAGGGGGCCCGCATCCTGTCCGAGACGCGCGTCACGCTCGTGGCGGCCCTGCCGGACGGCGGGTACCGCCTCGAGACGGAGCGCGCCACGCGGCCCCTGTTCAAGGGCCGGAGCGAGATCCGCGCGCGAAACGTGGTGGTGGCGGCGGGGGTCCTGGGGTCCGTCCCACTGCTCCTGGAGTCCAAGCGACGGGGCGCCCTGCCCCATCTGTCCGACCGCCTGGGCGACTATGCCCGGACCAACAGCGAGGCGCTCCTCGGGATCACCGGGGGGCGCAGGAGCCCCGACCTGTGCGAGGGCGTCGCCATCACTTCCCACGTCTTCCTGGACGACGTGACGCGGTTCGAGCCCGTCCGCTATCCCCGGGGCTCGGACGTCATGTGCCTTCTCGGCACCCCTCTCACCGACGGCGGGACCCGGCTCACGCGGCCCCTGAAGTGGATCGGCAACTGCTTGAAGAACCCCGTCGGATTCCTCCGGACCCTCTGGCCCCTCGGGCGCGCGCGGAAGACCGTGATTCTCCTGGTCATGCAAACTCTGGACAACCGCATGCGGCTCCTCCTGAAGCGAAGATGGTACTGGCCCTTCGGTAGGGCCCTCACCTCGGAGGACCCTCCGGGCCATCCCCGGGTTCCGGCCTACATTCCCCTGGCCAACGAGGCGGCGCGGAAGGTGGCCGAGCGCCTGGGGGCCACCCCGCAGAGTTCGCTCAACGAAGTTCTCCTCAACATTCCCACGACGGCCCACATCCTGGGCGGCTGCGCCATGGGGAAGGGCCCCGAGGACGGCGTGGTGGACGCGGAGTGCCGGGCCTTCGGCCACGAAGGCCTCTACATCTGCGACGGCTCGGTCATCGGCGCAAACCTGGGGGTGAACCCGAGCCTCACCATCGCGGCACTGACCGAATACGCCATGAGCCGGATCCCTGCCCGGGGCGACTCCCCCCGCGCGGGGTGA
- the pyk gene encoding pyruvate kinase has translation MARTKIVCTLGPAAQTEACIEALALQGMDVGRLNFSHGTYADHARRYEALRKVSRKIGRPLAALQDLQGPKIRLGSFRDPVVHLEEGAPFTLTIKPCEGSTSRAHTTYARLPKDVKKGDRIYLADGTIELHVERLAGSEVLTQVARGGPLRSHQGINLPGVQLSTPSLTAKDKRDLAFGLELGVDFVALSFVRRPGDLRALKALLGKSPHPPWIVAKIEKPEALDHLDGILSEVHGVMVARGDLGVELGLEKVPHAQKTIISEANRRGKFVITATQMLESMVDHPTPTRAEVSDVANAIFDGTDAVMLSGESAAGKYPVEAVSFLHRIAEEAERSPFYHPERQPFTGVADFHHAASHAAASAARDLGAAAVLSITPTGRMPRLLSKFHMACPVIACSAHEEVLRRLAVVWGVVPLRVEPAFDAEKAVTGALEAASRAGHIHAGQTVLVTLSMLAGESEITNVLKLHRV, from the coding sequence GTGGCGCGAACCAAGATCGTCTGCACCCTGGGCCCGGCGGCCCAGACCGAGGCGTGCATCGAGGCCCTGGCCCTCCAGGGCATGGACGTGGGCCGGCTGAACTTTTCGCACGGCACGTACGCGGACCACGCCCGACGCTACGAGGCCCTTCGCAAGGTGTCGCGGAAGATCGGGCGGCCTCTGGCGGCTCTCCAGGACCTCCAGGGGCCCAAGATCCGCCTGGGTTCGTTCCGCGATCCCGTCGTCCATTTGGAGGAAGGAGCCCCCTTCACCCTTACCATCAAGCCTTGCGAGGGCAGTACGTCCCGGGCCCACACCACCTACGCGCGCCTTCCGAAGGACGTCAAAAAGGGGGACCGGATCTACCTCGCCGACGGCACGATCGAGCTCCATGTCGAGCGTCTCGCCGGGAGCGAGGTTCTTACCCAGGTGGCCCGCGGAGGCCCCCTCCGCTCCCACCAGGGGATCAACCTGCCCGGGGTTCAGCTGAGCACTCCGTCCCTCACCGCCAAGGACAAGCGGGACCTCGCCTTCGGCCTCGAACTCGGCGTGGATTTCGTGGCCCTCTCCTTCGTCCGGCGTCCGGGAGACCTCCGAGCCCTGAAAGCCCTCCTCGGCAAGTCCCCCCACCCGCCGTGGATCGTGGCCAAGATCGAAAAGCCCGAGGCCCTCGACCACCTGGACGGGATCCTTTCGGAGGTCCATGGGGTCATGGTGGCCCGGGGCGACCTCGGCGTCGAACTGGGGTTGGAGAAGGTGCCCCATGCCCAGAAGACGATCATCTCCGAGGCCAACCGGAGGGGGAAGTTCGTCATCACGGCCACCCAGATGCTCGAGTCCATGGTGGACCATCCGACCCCCACCCGGGCGGAGGTGTCGGACGTGGCCAACGCCATCTTCGACGGCACCGACGCCGTCATGCTGTCGGGGGAGTCCGCCGCGGGGAAATACCCCGTGGAGGCCGTCTCCTTCCTCCACCGCATCGCCGAGGAGGCCGAGCGGAGCCCCTTCTACCACCCGGAGCGTCAGCCTTTCACGGGCGTGGCCGACTTTCATCACGCCGCCAGCCACGCGGCCGCCAGCGCCGCGCGGGACCTCGGGGCCGCGGCCGTGCTCTCCATCACGCCCACGGGCCGGATGCCCCGGCTCCTCTCCAAGTTCCACATGGCCTGTCCGGTCATCGCCTGTTCGGCCCACGAGGAGGTTCTGAGGCGGCTGGCCGTGGTGTGGGGCGTCGTGCCCCTGCGGGTGGAGCCCGCCTTCGACGCGGAGAAGGCCGTCACGGGAGCCCTCGAGGCCGCCAGCCGGGCGGGCCACATCCACGCCGGACAGACGGTCCTCGTCACCCTCTCCATGCTGGCGGGCGAATCGGAGATCACCAACGTGCTGAAATTGCACCGGGTCTGA